Proteins encoded in a region of the Mycolicibacterium neoaurum genome:
- a CDS encoding amino acid ABC transporter permease: MEVFSEYQDRIFAAFLVTIELTVYAGIGALVLGTVLAAMRLSPVPVMRAVGTTYVNVVRNTPLTLILVFCSLGLANTLHITLTDPTSPTSIVDSNFRLAVLGLTVYTAAFVCEAIRSGVNTVPMGQAEAARSLGLTFSQNLRIILLPQAFRAVIIPLGSVLIALTKNTTIASAIGVAEAALLMKEMVENTSALLVVGGIFAIGFVILTLPMGLLFGWLGKRWAVLR; this comes from the coding sequence GTGGAAGTTTTCAGCGAGTACCAGGACCGGATCTTCGCCGCGTTCCTGGTCACCATCGAGCTGACCGTGTATGCGGGGATAGGCGCGCTGGTGCTGGGCACCGTGCTGGCTGCGATGCGGCTCTCACCGGTACCGGTGATGCGGGCGGTGGGCACCACTTACGTCAACGTGGTGCGCAACACCCCGCTGACCCTCATCCTGGTGTTCTGCTCGCTGGGCCTGGCCAACACGCTGCACATCACGCTGACCGACCCGACGTCGCCGACGTCGATCGTGGACAGCAACTTCCGCCTGGCGGTGCTCGGGCTGACGGTCTACACCGCGGCGTTCGTGTGTGAGGCCATCCGCTCCGGGGTGAACACCGTGCCGATGGGTCAGGCCGAGGCGGCGCGCTCGCTCGGCCTGACCTTCTCGCAGAATCTCCGGATCATCTTGCTGCCACAGGCTTTTCGAGCGGTCATCATCCCGCTTGGTTCGGTGCTGATCGCGCTGACCAAGAACACCACCATCGCCTCGGCGATCGGTGTGGCCGAGGCGGCCCTGCTGATGAAGGAGATGGTGGAGAACACCTCGGCACTACTGGTGGTCGGTGGCATCTTCGCCATCGGGTTCGTCATCCTGACCCTGCCGATGGGCTTGCTGTTCGGTTGGCTGGGTAAGCGCTGGGCGGTGTTGCGGTGA
- a CDS encoding glutamate ABC transporter substrate-binding protein: MSFRIRVAAAAVLAAALPLTLAACGGGSGGDENKVVIGTKFDQPGLGLKNPDGSMSGFDVDVATYVAEQLGYTPDQIEWKEAPSGQRETLIQNGQVDFIAATYSITDARKEKVSFAGPYLVTGQSLLVRADNSDIVGAESLENNKKLCSVTGSTPAQRIKDKYPGVQLQQYDTYSACVEALKSGAIDAVTTDEVILAGYAAQQPGTFKLVGEPFSEENYGIGLKKDDTELQTKINDAITKMETEGKWAAAFEKNLGPAGIATPQPPAVTK, from the coding sequence ATGTCATTTCGAATTCGGGTGGCCGCTGCCGCCGTACTGGCCGCGGCATTGCCGCTGACGCTGGCCGCCTGTGGTGGCGGATCGGGCGGTGACGAGAACAAGGTGGTCATCGGTACCAAGTTCGACCAGCCGGGACTCGGGCTGAAGAACCCCGACGGGTCGATGAGCGGGTTCGACGTCGACGTGGCGACCTATGTCGCCGAACAGCTCGGCTACACCCCCGATCAGATCGAGTGGAAGGAAGCCCCGTCCGGTCAGCGCGAGACGCTGATCCAGAACGGACAGGTCGACTTCATCGCCGCCACCTACTCGATCACCGACGCGCGCAAGGAGAAGGTCAGCTTCGCCGGCCCCTACCTGGTCACTGGCCAGAGCCTGTTGGTGCGGGCCGACAACTCCGACATCGTCGGCGCCGAGTCACTGGAGAACAACAAGAAGCTGTGCTCGGTCACCGGCTCGACCCCGGCCCAGCGCATCAAGGACAAATACCCCGGGGTCCAGCTGCAGCAATACGACACCTACTCGGCCTGTGTCGAGGCCCTCAAGAGCGGTGCGATCGATGCGGTGACCACCGATGAGGTGATCCTGGCCGGGTACGCCGCGCAGCAGCCCGGCACCTTCAAGCTGGTCGGCGAACCGTTCTCCGAGGAGAACTACGGTATCGGGTTGAAGAAGGACGACACCGAACTGCAGACCAAGATCAACGACGCCATCACCAAGATGGAGACCGAGGGCAAGTGGGCCGCGGCGTTCGAGAAGAACTTGGGCCCCGCCGGTATCGCCACACCCCAGCCGCCCGCCGTCACGAAGTAG